The Fusarium oxysporum Fo47 chromosome II, complete sequence genome includes a region encoding these proteins:
- a CDS encoding uncharacterized protein (expressed protein) has protein sequence MMMMHYFASTSPLCLSTSKQIVMSYHVYIRSNIMRRRYDDTSIDMGDGLVGIGMDGTTWHWCCYREGADGRERDEAPSGALSSVIQSSKVLCLFSLSLSLSLSLSLSLVSSACPSFAPTFQFQFQSTPTFTCSFPVATFLSKKSFRSTQPPSYRYKLPHPLTSTFTSALLLLFSSLHLTSSIFILRISHLTLFPQQKLPFLLQ, from the coding sequence atgatgatgatgcatTACTTtgcctcaacttctcctctttgCCTCTCCACCAGCAAACAGATTGTCATGTCATATCATGTCTACATTCGATCCAACATAATGAGAAGACGATACGACGACACGTCAATCGATATGGGTGATGGATTGGTTGGCATTGGCATGGATGGCACGACATGGCATTGGTGTTGCTACAGAGAGGGGGCAGACGGGAGGGAGAGAGACGAAGCCCCTTCCGGGGCATTGAGCTCTGTAATTCAGAGCTCTAAGGTactctgtctcttctctctctctctctctctctctctctctctctccctctctctAGTCTCATCTGCTTGCCCCTCCTTTGCACCGACGTTCCAATTCCAATTCCAGTCCACACCCACTTTCACTTGCTCTTTCCCTGTGGCAACCTTCCTCAGCAAAAAAAGCTTCCGTTCCACTCAACCTCCGTCATACAGATATAAATTACCCCACCCCCTCACCTCAACCTTCACCTCAgctcttctcttgcttttttcttctctccatCTTACTTCATCTATCTTCATCCTAAGAATATCTCATCTGACTCTCTTTCCTCAACAGAAACTACCATTTCTTCTACAATAA